The Tatumella ptyseos genome segment GGCAAGCATTGAAATACTTCGTCAGCAACCAGAATACCGAGTAAAACTGGCCCAAAACATTAGCGATTTTCGTAACTTATGTACGCAGAAAGGGATAACGCTGACCGATTCAATGACCGCGATTCAGCCAGTGATTATCGGTGATAACCATCGAGCTCTGGAGGTAGCCCACAGCCTTCAATCCGCGGGGCATTGGGTGCAAGCGATTCGTCCACCAACGGTACCCGTGGGGAGCGCTCGTCTAAGAATTACCCTGAGTGCCGCACACAGTACCGATCAGATTACCCGTTTGGTTGAGGCCTTGCATCGTGTCCTCTAATTCCTGTATTCAAGTCGATAAAAAGGCGCTCGCGCGAGCATTTGGCCGCGCCGCGAAACAGTATGACCATTTCGCCGCTTTTCAACGTACTGTCGGCGAGCAATTGATGGCGCACTGCGACTGGCATACCCCTGGTTTATTGGTGGATGCTGGAGCGGGTTCAGGTTGGTTCAGTCGTTATTTTCGCGAGCAAGGTCACTGTGTGACGGCCTTCGATCTTTCCCGCGGAATGCTTCAACAGGCAGCGCAGCAACACTCGGCTGATCACTATGTATGTGGTGATCTTGAGGCTTTCCCCTTTCATTCGCAAAGTGTGGATTACTTATGGAGTAACCTCGCGCTACAGTGGTGCAGCGATTTCCAACAAACCCTGCAGCAGTTGCAACGTTCACTGACTGCCGAAGGTAAACTTGCCGTCTCGACCTTAGCTGCTGGCTCTTTACCAGAAATTGAACAGGTTTGGCAGCAGATGGGGCGCTCAGCACCGATCAATCGTTGGTCCAGTGCTGAATCACTGCTTAACGCTACCGAGTCTCTAGGCCTTCGTGCTTGGCAAGCGCCTATCGTCTGTCATTTTTCATCGCCCCTCGATGCCCTCTGGTCGTTAAAAGGTATCGGTGCATCACACTTGCATGCTGGTCGCCAGTCAGGGCTCGGCGGACGTGAATTCTTCACCCAGCTGGCTGAACACTGGCCGCGAGACGATAAAGGTTACCGTCTCACCTATCACATCGTTTTTGGAGTTACCCGATGAGTCACACTTATTTCTTAACCGGAACCGATACGGATGTTGGCAAAACCCTCGTCTCGGCCGCACTCCTGCAAGCTGCGGGACGCGCGGGTTATACCACCGCAGGTTATAAACCTGTTGCATCAGGCTCTGAATGGACATCAGAGGGGTTACGCAATCGTGATGCGTTGATTTTACAACGGTACAGTAATGTTGACTTGCCTTATGCTTTGGTAAACCCCTTAACCTTTGAACAACCGACTTCTCCGCATATCGCGAGCCAACGAGAAGGCCAATCGATTAGCTTCCCGCGA includes the following:
- the bioC gene encoding malonyl-ACP O-methyltransferase BioC; this translates as MSSNSCIQVDKKALARAFGRAAKQYDHFAAFQRTVGEQLMAHCDWHTPGLLVDAGAGSGWFSRYFREQGHCVTAFDLSRGMLQQAAQQHSADHYVCGDLEAFPFHSQSVDYLWSNLALQWCSDFQQTLQQLQRSLTAEGKLAVSTLAAGSLPEIEQVWQQMGRSAPINRWSSAESLLNATESLGLRAWQAPIVCHFSSPLDALWSLKGIGASHLHAGRQSGLGGREFFTQLAEHWPRDDKGYRLTYHIVFGVTR